DNA sequence from the Agromyces aureus genome:
GACGTCGTGCTCGTCATGACCGAGGGCCTCGCCTCCACCGGCGGCGTCGACGGACTGCTCGAACGCCTTCCGGCACTCGCCGCGACGCCCGCGGGCGAGCATCGGCGCATCGTCGACATGGCCGACACCGAGATCCTCGGCTTCGGTCCGCGCACACCGGCCGTCGTCGACGCGCTCGCGCGAGCGGTGTACGCGCCCGCCGCGGCGGGCGCGTACACCGGCAACGGCTCCGGCAGCGCAGAGGGCACGGGCGAATGACTCGGCTCGAGGCCTCCCCAGAAGCGACCGTCGCGACATCCGCCCCGCTCGAGACCCGGCGTTCGACCGGCCGACGCATCGCGCTGTTCACGGGGCTCTCGGTCGCGCTCGTCGTCTTCGCGCTCGTCTCCGCCGGTATGGGCCAGCTGCAGATCGCACCGGGCGAGGTGTGGAACAGCCTGCTGCGCGGCCTCGGCCTGAGCGATGCGCCGGCGGCCGCACCGCATGTCGACGCGGCCCTCTGGACGATCCGCTTCCCGCGCATCGTCGCCGCGATCCTGATCGGCGCGGCGCTCTCGGTCGCGGGAACGATCATGCAGGCCGTGTTCGCGAACCCGCTCGCCGAGCCGGGGGTCGTCGGCGTCTCGTCGGGCGCGGCACTCGGTGCCGCGGTCACGATCGTCTTCGGCCTGACCGCGACGAGCGACTGGGTGACCGCCGGGGCGTCGTTCCTCGCCGGACTCGCGACGACGATGGTCGTCTACCTCGCGAGCCGTTCGGGCGGGCGCACCGAGGTCGTCACGCTCGTGCTCACCGGCATCGCGGTCAACGCGTTCGCCGCTGGCGGACTGGCCCTGCTCACGTTCCTCGGCGACACCGCCAGTCGTGAGGAGATCATCTTCTGGCAGCTCGGATCGCTGAACGGCTCGCGCTGGCAGGAGATCGGCGTCATCGCGCCGCTCGTCGCCGTGTCGCTCGTGTTCGCGTTCGTGCTCGCGCGACAGCTCGACCTGTTCTCGCTCGGCGAGCGCAGCGCACGTCACCTCGGCGTCAACGTCGAGCGCGTGCGCATCGTCTCGATCGTGCTGGTCGCGGTGCTCACCTGCGCGGCCGTCGCGTTCGCGGGCATCATCAGCTTCGTCGGCCTCATCGTGCCGCACCTCATGCGCATGGTGATCGGCCCGGCCCACCGCGGCCTCATCGCGGCGAGCGCGCTCGGCGGCGCCCTGCTGCTGCTCGTCGCCGACCTGGTCGCGCGTACCGCCGTGCCGATGGCCGACCTGCCGATCGGCATGCTCACCTCACTCGTGGGCGGGCCGTTCTTCTTCTGGCTGCTTCGGCGCCAGCGCAAGGGTGCGGGAGGGTGGCGATGAGCCCGACCACGTCGCGCGTGGGCGGCCTCGTGGGCGGCCTCGTCGCCGAGCACGTCTCGGTCACGATCGATCGCGCGCAACTGCTGACGGATGTCTCGTTCGCGGCGATTCCCGGCCGCGTGCACGCGTTGCTCGGACCCAACGGCGCCGGCAAGTCGACGCTGCTCTCGGTGCTGGCCGGCGACCGCGTGCCCTCGTCCGGGCGGGTCGTGCTGCGGGATCGCCCGCTCGCCGAGTGGCCGCTGCGCGAACTCGCGCGCACCCGCGCCGTGCTCACGCAGGAGCACAGTGTGACCTTCTCGTTCCGCTCGCGTGAGATCGTCGAGATGGGCCGCCACCCTTGGGCGCGCACCCCCGCCGAAGACGACGACGACCGCGAGATCGATCGCGCGATGGCGGCGACGGATGTCTCGCACCTCGCCGATCGCCCCGTCGCCGATCTCTCGGGCGGCGAGAAGGCCCGCGTCGCGCTCGCCCGCGTGCTCGCCCAGCGCTCCCCCGTGCTGCTGCTCGACGAGCCGACCGCGGCGCTCGACCTTCGGCATCAGGAGGATGTGCTTCGCCTCGCGCGCGCCCAGGCCGCCGAGGGCGACGCCGTCGTCGTCGTGCTGCACGACCTGAACCTCGCAGCGGCCTACTCCGACGAGATCACCCTGCTCGAACGCGGACGCGTCGTCGCGCACGGTTCCCCCGCCGACGTGCTCACCGCCGACCGCATCGAGGCCGTCTACGGACAGCCCGTCGACGTGATCGAGCACCCGCGCACGGGCGTCCCGCTCGTGCTGCCGGTTCGCTGAGCGTCGCCACTCCCGCCGGTCATCGTCCCTGTCCAGCGCACCCGCAGGTCTCGGCGTCGGTACAGTTTCGGGATGGGAACCGACTGCGCAACGTGCGACTCCGCGCTGGTGCACAACACCGGCACCCCGCCGCACGATATCGACATCACGAAGACGTCCGCCGCTCTCGAGGAACGTGTTGCAGATGGACGCATGCGAGTGCTGCGGAGCGACGTTCCACTGGGCGACATGCTGGCCCTCGCGGCATCCGACCTGAAGTACACGATCGTGAGCTTCGTGACGTGCGAGTCGTGCGGACGCACCCGCTTCTGGGGGCTCTGCATCCGTGGCGCGCCGAGCTACAAGGTCGTCGAGGCCGGCGCGCCCGAGACCTGGCCGTGGGAGGCGGTGCCGCCGCGGCACCTCTGGGCGCAGACGGATCACGATACGAAGGAACACGCATGAGGGAGCACGCATGAGGATCCGGCTCGTGACGGTCGGCGTCGCGACGATCGTACTCGCGATCGTGGGCGTCGTATTGGTGGTGGTCCCGGGGCAGTCCGCGTCGTTCGGCTGGTTCGCGTACCAGGCCGTCGGCGACTTCGGCTTCGTCGGCGGCTTACCGATCATGCCGGTCGCGCAGCGCTGGGGCTGGGCCCTGATCGCCGTCGCCGCCGTTATCAGCGCGTTCGCGACCGGCTGGGTGCTCGGCGGGCGGCGCGAACGGCGGAGGACCATCGGCGGCCGAGCAGAGGGCGAAGCGGCGGTCGAGTAGCCCGAGCACGCCGCGCCGCCCCTCACACGGCGCAGATCACACGGCGCGGATCGCGGCCTGGATCTCGCGGATCGTCGACCCGAGCACGCCCGACGCCAGCAGCCCGGAACCGAGCGGGCCGGCCGAGTCCGTGCCGAGCAGCGGCAGCCGCAGCAGTGCGGAGCGCGTCGCGCCGTTCAGGTGCTCGAGCTGCCAGGCGACCTCGTCGTGCAGGGCATTCGGGCGGTCGGGCGCGGCGAGACTCGCGGCCTTCGCGGCGTAGGCCGCCGCGCCGAGCGCGTGCGCGCCCATGTGCGCGACGCCGGCGGCCTGAGCTGCGGCACGGGCCGCAGCGACCGCGGCCGGCGAACTCACCGCCTGCGCGGCACGACCGGCGACGAACCGTACGCGGATCTGGCCCGCGGCGTCGACCTCGCCCCTGGCGTAGGCCCTGGCCCGGGCGATGCCGTCGGCGGGCCGATCGTCGTCGGGTGCCTCGGCTTCGAACAACGGCAGGACGCGTTCGGCGCAGTCCGCCGCCCACGACGCGGCCAGGCGACGGTCGGGTTCATCCAAGGTCTGCGGTGACTGCATCACAGCAGCCTGCCACGGATTCCGACGATCGTCTCGGAACGAGCGCTCAGGCCCGCAGCACCGGGAGCAGACCCTCGAGGTCGGCGCGCTGGCCGGAGGCGTGCACGCGGCCCGCGTCTCGGGCGTCGGCCCAGGTCAGCGCGCCCGTGGCCAGCGACAGCCAGGTCGCGGCATCCGTCTCGATCACGTTGGGAGGGGTGCCGCGTGTGTGCTTGGGCCCCTCGACGCACTGCACCGCGGCGAACGGCGGTACGCGCACCTCGACGGTGCCGCCCGGGGCGCGCTCGGCGAGCAGCTGCAGCGAGTAGCGCACGGCGAGCGCCAGGCTGGCGCGGTCGACCGATGGAGGGGCGGATGCCGCGGGCGGCCCAGCTGCGGCCGGCTCGCCGTCGCCGTCGCCGTCGCCGTCGCCGTCGCCGTCGCCGGGCGCTCCGGATGCCGCGCGCGATGCCGCCCGCCAGGCGGCCACCGCCGCGCGCCCCTCGTCGTCGCCGATCCTCGCTCGTGCCATGTGCTCCATCCTCCCTCACGCCACGGTCACGGGTCCCGTCGTCACGCGCATCGACGGGCGTCACGCCGCGGGGGCCGGGAGCCCGATCGGGTAGCCTGAACCGGTGCGAATCCTCATCCTCGGCTCGGGCGCGCGCGAGCACGCCATCATCCTCGCGCTCCTCGACGAGGAGGCCGGGCACGAGATCATCGCCGCACCGGGCAACGCCGGCATCGCGGCATCCGCGACCTCCTCGGCCCGCGGCAGCGTCGAGACGATCGCACTCGACCCGACCGACCGCTCGGTCGTCACCGAGTACGCGCTCGAGAACGACGTCGACCTCGTCATCATCGGCCCCGAGGCCCCGCTCGTCGCGGGCGTCGCCGATGCGCTCCGCACCCGCGGCATTCCCGTGTTCGGCCCGGGCAAGGCGGCCGCCGCGCTCGAGGGCTCCAAGACCTTCGCGAAGCGCATCATGGAGGAGGCGAACGTGCCCACCGGCCGTGCGCGCCTCGCCGAGACCCTCGCCGACGTCGAGGCGTCGATCGACGAGTTCGGCGCTCCGTACGTCGTGAAGGCCGACGGCCTCGCCGCCGGCAAGGGCGTGCTCGTCACCGAAGACCGCGACGCCGCGCTCGCGCACGCGGCCCACTACCTGCAGCAGGGGCCCGTGCTCGTCGAGGAGTTCCTCGACGGCCAGGAGGTCTCGCTGTTCCTGCTCTCCGACGGCACGCACGTGCTGCCGCTCTCGCCTGCGCAGGACTACAAGCGCCTGCGCGACGGCGACCAGGGCCCGAACACGGGCGGCATGGGCGCGTACTCGCCGCTGCCGTGGCTCGACGCCGACTTCGGCAGCGAAGCGGCCTTCGTCGACGAGGTCATCCGCACGATCGCGCTGCCGACCGTGAAGCAGCTCGCCGACGAGCAGACGCCGTTCATCGGCCTGCTCTACGCGGGGCTCATCCTCACGACCCGCGGCATCCGCGTGATCGAGTTCAACGCGCGCTTCGGCGACCCCGAGACCCAGGTCGTGCTGCCGCGGCTCGCGACCCCGCTGTCGGGCCTGCTGCTCGCCGCGTCCACGGGCGGGCTGGGCGGACTGCCCCGCCCCGAGTTCCGCCCAGACGCCGCGGTCACGGTCGTGCTCGCGAGCGAGGGGTACCCCGAGGCCCCCGAGACCGGTCGCGCCATCGAGGGGCTGGATGCCGCGGCATCCGTTCCCGGTGTGCACATCGCGCACGCGGCGACCGCCATCGGTGCGGTGACCGAACCCGACATCGACCCGCCACTGCTCGCGACCGGCGGCCGCGTGCTCAACGTCGTCGCCGTCGGCGAGGACTTCGGCGAGGCCCGTCGCCGCGCCTACGAAGCGCTCGGACACCTGCGCCTCGACGGCGGCCAGTACCGCACCGACATCGCCGCGCGCGTGACGGAGTAGGTCGCCGCGCCGCAGCGCCGAGCACCGACGCCCAGCAACCAGAACAGCCGAGCAACCAGAACCAGGGAGCACCATGACCGACACCGAGTACGCCGGCTGGACCCACGTCTACTCGGGCAAGGTGCGCGACCTGTACGTGCCGACCTCGGTGCTCGACGACGACGACACCTGGACCGGCGACCCGCTGCGGCTCTCGCCCGTGGTGCTCGTGGTCGCGAGCGATCGGGTGAGCGCGTTCGACGAGGTGCTCGAGCCGGCGATCCCCGGCAAGGGTGCGATGCTCACCGAGCTCACGCGCTGGTGGTTCGGCCAGCTGCCCGAGGTGCCCAACCACCTCGCCCACCCGCTCGACGATCGCCTGCAGGCGCTCGACCTGCCCGAGGTGCCCGCCGAGCTCGCCGACCGGGCGACGCTCTGCCGCACGCTCGACATGTTCCCGATCGAGTGCGTCGTGCGCGGCTTCATCACGGGCGGCGGCTGGAAGGAGTACCAGCAGACCGGTGCCATCGGCGGCATCCGTCTGCCCGAGGGGCTCTCGAACGGCGACCGCCTGCCCGAGCCGATCTTCACGCCGGCCTGGAAGGCGCCGCTCGGCGAGCACGACGAGAACATCAGCTACGAGCGCACGGTCGAGATCGTGGGCGAGGTGGTCGCGGCCCAGTTGCGCGAGCTCTCGCTCGAGATCTTCGCCAAGGCCCAGGCCATCGCCGAGTCGCGCGGCCTCATCCTCGCCGACACGAAGTTCGAGTTCGGCGCCGACCGTGCCACGGGCATCGTGACCCTCGGCGACGAGGTGCTCACGAGCGATTCGAGCCGGTACTGGGATGCCGCGACGTACGAGTCCGAGACCACGCCCGAGCGTCGCATGGCGAGCTTCGACAAGCAGATCGTGCGCGACTGGCTCGCCGCGAACTGGGATCAGTCCGTCGTCGAGCACGCGCCGACCCTGCCGCACGAGATCGTCGAGCAGACCGCGGCGAAGTACCGCGAGCTGCTCGACCGTCTCGGCGTCTAGCTGTACTGCCCAGGAGGGTGGCCTACGAGGCGATGGCCTTCGCGATCTTGTCGCCGCCCTCGCTGATGGCCTTCTCGAGCGCTTCGTAGTCGTCGCGGTCGATGGCCTTGTCGACCTTCTTGCTGGTCTGGCCGAGCGCCTTGTCGATGCGATCGAGGTAGCGGTCGTCGATGACCGCGACGATCGCGGAGCTGCCGGACGGCAGGTACTGCTCGAGGTCGAGCCCGACCTTCTTCTCGTCGTGCTTCTTCGCCAGCTTGCCCGAGATCGCGCCGATACCGGCGCCGATGGCCGTGGCGGCGAGCAGCGGGGGCGAGAAGAGTCCGACGACGAGGCCCGCCGCGCCGCCGATCCACGCGCCGGCGGCGACCTGGCCGGTGCCGTGCTCGTCGACGGTGACCCGGCCGTCGTCGCTGCGACGCAGCACGACCGACGAGACGACCTCGAGGTCGTCGGCCGACTGCGCGTCTTTGAGCAGGCGATAGTCGTCGGTCGCCGTCGCGGCGTCGTCGTACGTCGCCACGTAGAGCACCAGGTTGTCCATACCCATGGTTCGTTCCCCCTTGAAGAATGCTCCCGGCGTCCCCCCGGAGCGTGTGGGCTCCACTCTAGAGACGCCGATGTCGCCGCTTCAAGGGCGAGTTCACCGCCGATGGAATACCCGGCCGACGTGCGCGTTATGATTAGTTGTGCTTACAACCAATGGAACTCCGAACGGCGCGGGCCTGCTGGCCGCAGACACCGGCATGGGCGCCGTGACCCTGCGCGTCGGCGACCTCGACGGCATGATCGGCTACTACCGCGACGGTGTCACGCTCGACATGCTGGGCCACGATGGACCGGTCGCCGTGCTCGGCCGCGGCACGACCCCAGTCGTGATCCTGCAGCACTCCCCCGAGCTCAAGCACGCCTCGCCGCGCGATGCCGGGCTGTATCACACGGCCGTGCTCTTCGACTCCCGCGAGGCGCTCGCCACCGCCATCTCCTCGGTCGCCTCGCGCTACCCGGGCACCTTCACGGGCAGCGCCGACCACCTCGTGAGCGAGGCGTTCTACTTCACCGACCCCGAGGGCAACGGCGTCGAGCTCTACTTCGACCGCGACCGCTCCGGCTGGAGCTGGGTGCACGGCCAGATCGAGATGGCGACCATCTTCCTCGACCCCAACGAGTACCTTCGCGAACACCTCGGCCAACGGGGAGCGGATGCCGCGGCATCCGGTACCGGCATCGGCGACGCCGTCGTGGGGCACGTGCACCTGTCGGTCGGCGACATCGCGAGCGCCAGGGAGTTCTACGTCGACCGGCTCGGATTCGAGACCACGGCCGCCATGGGCGACCAGGCGCTCTTCGTCTCGGCGGGCGGCTACCACCACCACATGGCCATGAACACGTGGGGCAGTCGCGGCGCCGGTCGCCGCGGGCTCGCACTCGGGCTCGGCAAGGTCGAGATCGTCGTGCCGAGCGCCGACGACCTCGGCGAGTTGGGCGAGCGGATGTCGCATTTCAAGGTCGCGACGCGTGACGACGGTCGCAGCCTGTCGTTCGACGACCCGTGGGCGAACCTCGTCGAGGTGCGCGCGGGGTCGGCGGCCGTCGGATAGCGGCGGCGGGTCTCGATACGGCGCTGGCGGGCCTACTCGACCACGGGGGCGTGGCGCCTACTCGACCAGCGAGAGCGGCGAGCCGGGCGAGTCGGGCGTCGCCGGCCCAGCCTGGGTCGGCCCCTTGGCGTGCGACATGTCGTGGAACTCCCCGAACTCCTGCCCGACGCCCGGCACCGGAGTGTTGTCGGGCCGCGCGCGCAGGCCGTCGAGCACGATCGTGAGCTGGCGCCGCCAGAACGGCAGGTAGGCACCGCCGTACTGCCCGAGGCTGCCGAGCATGTCGACGAGCACGCTCAGGTCGACGGCCGTGACGTCGGTGCGAAGGCTGCCCTCCTCCTGCGCACGGGCGACCATGACGGCGATCGCCTCGGCGAACTCCGCTCCGGGCTTGTAGGTCGGGTCGAGCTCGGCCATGCGCCGCAGCACGGC
Encoded proteins:
- a CDS encoding DUF1269 domain-containing protein, with protein sequence MGMDNLVLYVATYDDAATATDDYRLLKDAQSADDLEVVSSVVLRRSDDGRVTVDEHGTGQVAAGAWIGGAAGLVVGLFSPPLLAATAIGAGIGAISGKLAKKHDEKKVGLDLEQYLPSGSSAIVAVIDDRYLDRIDKALGQTSKKVDKAIDRDDYEALEKAISEGGDKIAKAIAS
- a CDS encoding VOC family protein, with the translated sequence MGAVTLRVGDLDGMIGYYRDGVTLDMLGHDGPVAVLGRGTTPVVILQHSPELKHASPRDAGLYHTAVLFDSREALATAISSVASRYPGTFTGSADHLVSEAFYFTDPEGNGVELYFDRDRSGWSWVHGQIEMATIFLDPNEYLREHLGQRGADAAASGTGIGDAVVGHVHLSVGDIASAREFYVDRLGFETTAAMGDQALFVSAGGYHHHMAMNTWGSRGAGRRGLALGLGKVEIVVPSADDLGELGERMSHFKVATRDDGRSLSFDDPWANLVEVRAGSAAVG
- a CDS encoding heme ABC transporter ATP-binding protein, with product MSPTTSRVGGLVGGLVAEHVSVTIDRAQLLTDVSFAAIPGRVHALLGPNGAGKSTLLSVLAGDRVPSSGRVVLRDRPLAEWPLRELARTRAVLTQEHSVTFSFRSREIVEMGRHPWARTPAEDDDDREIDRAMAATDVSHLADRPVADLSGGEKARVALARVLAQRSPVLLLDEPTAALDLRHQEDVLRLARAQAAEGDAVVVVLHDLNLAAAYSDEITLLERGRVVAHGSPADVLTADRIEAVYGQPVDVIEHPRTGVPLVLPVR
- a CDS encoding phosphoribosylaminoimidazolesuccinocarboxamide synthase, giving the protein MTDTEYAGWTHVYSGKVRDLYVPTSVLDDDDTWTGDPLRLSPVVLVVASDRVSAFDEVLEPAIPGKGAMLTELTRWWFGQLPEVPNHLAHPLDDRLQALDLPEVPAELADRATLCRTLDMFPIECVVRGFITGGGWKEYQQTGAIGGIRLPEGLSNGDRLPEPIFTPAWKAPLGEHDENISYERTVEIVGEVVAAQLRELSLEIFAKAQAIAESRGLILADTKFEFGADRATGIVTLGDEVLTSDSSRYWDAATYESETTPERRMASFDKQIVRDWLAANWDQSVVEHAPTLPHEIVEQTAAKYRELLDRLGV
- a CDS encoding FecCD family ABC transporter permease — protein: MTRLEASPEATVATSAPLETRRSTGRRIALFTGLSVALVVFALVSAGMGQLQIAPGEVWNSLLRGLGLSDAPAAAPHVDAALWTIRFPRIVAAILIGAALSVAGTIMQAVFANPLAEPGVVGVSSGAALGAAVTIVFGLTATSDWVTAGASFLAGLATTMVVYLASRSGGRTEVVTLVLTGIAVNAFAAGGLALLTFLGDTASREEIIFWQLGSLNGSRWQEIGVIAPLVAVSLVFAFVLARQLDLFSLGERSARHLGVNVERVRIVSIVLVAVLTCAAVAFAGIISFVGLIVPHLMRMVIGPAHRGLIAASALGGALLLLVADLVARTAVPMADLPIGMLTSLVGGPFFFWLLRRQRKGAGGWR
- the purD gene encoding phosphoribosylamine--glycine ligase, translating into MRILILGSGAREHAIILALLDEEAGHEIIAAPGNAGIAASATSSARGSVETIALDPTDRSVVTEYALENDVDLVIIGPEAPLVAGVADALRTRGIPVFGPGKAAAALEGSKTFAKRIMEEANVPTGRARLAETLADVEASIDEFGAPYVVKADGLAAGKGVLVTEDRDAALAHAAHYLQQGPVLVEEFLDGQEVSLFLLSDGTHVLPLSPAQDYKRLRDGDQGPNTGGMGAYSPLPWLDADFGSEAAFVDEVIRTIALPTVKQLADEQTPFIGLLYAGLILTTRGIRVIEFNARFGDPETQVVLPRLATPLSGLLLAASTGGLGGLPRPEFRPDAAVTVVLASEGYPEAPETGRAIEGLDAAASVPGVHIAHAATAIGAVTEPDIDPPLLATGGRVLNVVAVGEDFGEARRRAYEALGHLRLDGGQYRTDIAARVTE
- a CDS encoding putative immunity protein — translated: MQSPQTLDEPDRRLAASWAADCAERVLPLFEAEAPDDDRPADGIARARAYARGEVDAAGQIRVRFVAGRAAQAVSSPAAVAAARAAAQAAGVAHMGAHALGAAAYAAKAASLAAPDRPNALHDEVAWQLEHLNGATRSALLRLPLLGTDSAGPLGSGLLASGVLGSTIREIQAAIRAV
- a CDS encoding sterol carrier family protein; protein product: MARARIGDDEGRAAVAAWRAASRAASGAPGDGDGDGDGDGDGEPAAAGPPAASAPPSVDRASLALAVRYSLQLLAERAPGGTVEVRVPPFAAVQCVEGPKHTRGTPPNVIETDAATWLSLATGALTWADARDAGRVHASGQRADLEGLLPVLRA
- a CDS encoding TetR/AcrR family transcriptional regulator, producing MTSSASPRRDARRNHERLLAEARTLFTERGIDAPLDELATRAGVGPGTVYRHFANRDALIRELYDAGIGDLQGLAPGILGAETGWRSIELYLERLAEWLAASPYVPAVLRRMAELDPTYKPGAEFAEAIAVMVARAQEEGSLRTDVTAVDLSVLVDMLGSLGQYGGAYLPFWRRQLTIVLDGLRARPDNTPVPGVGQEFGEFHDMSHAKGPTQAGPATPDSPGSPLSLVE